From Acinonyx jubatus isolate Ajub_Pintada_27869175 chromosome B2, VMU_Ajub_asm_v1.0, whole genome shotgun sequence, a single genomic window includes:
- the LOC106988040 gene encoding histone H2B type 1-C/E/F/G/I: MPEPAKSAPAPKKGSKKAVTKAQKKDGKKRKRSRKESYSVYVYKVLKQVHPDTGISSKAMGIMNSFVNDIFERIAGEASRLAHYNKRSTITSREIQTAVRLLLPGELAKHAVSEGTKAVTKYTSSK; the protein is encoded by the coding sequence atgcctgagccagccaagtcGGCCCCGGCCCCGAAGAAGGGCTCCAAGAAGGCGGTGACCAAGGCGCAGAAGAAGGACGGCAAGAAGCGCAAGCGCAGCCGCAAGGAGAGCTACTCGGTGTACGTGTACAAGGTGCTGAAGCAGGTGCACCCCGACACCGGCATCTCGTCCAAGGCCATGGGCATCATGAACTCGTTCGTCAACGACATCTTCGAGCGCATTGCGGGCGAGGCGTCGCGCCTGGCGCATTACAACAAGCGCTCGACCATCACGTCCCGGGAGATCCAGACGGCCGTGCGCCTGCTGCTGCCCGGGGAGCTGGCCAAGCACGCCGTGTCCGAGGGCACCAAGGCCGTCACCAAGTACACCAGCTCCAAGTAG
- the LOC106988039 gene encoding histone H2A type 1-C encodes MSGRGKQGGKARAKAKSRSSRAGLQFPVGRVHRLLRKGNYAERVGAGAPVYLAAVLEYLTAEILELAGNAARDNKKTRIIPRHLQLAIRNDEELNKLLGRVTIAQGGVLPNIQAVLLPKKTESHHKAKGK; translated from the coding sequence ATGTCTGGACGTGGCAAGCAGGGAGGTAAGGCTCGCGCCAAGGCGAAGTCTCGCTCTTCTCGCGCCGGGCTGCAGTTCCCGGTGGGCCGCGTGCACCGCCTGCTCCGCAAGGGCAACTACGCCGAGCGGGTCGGGGCCGGCGCGCCGGTGTACCTGGCGGCCGTGCTGGAGTACCTGACGGCCGAGATCCTGGAGCTGGCGGGCAACGCGGCCCGCGACAACAAGAAGACGCGCATCATCCCGCGCCACCTGCAGCTGGCCATCCGCAACGACGAGGAGCTCAACAAGCTGCTGGGCCGCGTGACCATCGCGCAGGGCGGCGTCCTGCCCAACATCCAGGCCGTGCTGCTGCCCAAGAAGACCGAGAGCCACCACAAGGCCAAGGGCAAGTGA
- the LOC106988038 gene encoding histone H1.4 → MSETAPAAPAAPAPAEKTPVKKKARKSAGAAKRKASGPPVSELITKAVAASKERSGVSLAALKKALAAAGYDVEKNNSRIKLGLKSLVSKGTLVQTKGTGASGSFKLNKKAASGEAKPKAKKAGAAKPKKAAGAAKKPKKATGASTPKKSAKKTPKKAKKPAAAAGAKKAKSPKKAKAAKAKKAPKSPAKAKAVKPKAAKPKTAKPKAAKPKKAAKKK, encoded by the coding sequence ATGTCCGAGACCGcgcccgccgcgcccgccgcTCCGGCCCCCGCCGAGAAGACGCCCGTGAAGAAGAAGGCCCGCAAGTCCGCAGGCGCCGCCAAGCGCAAAGCGTCCGGGCCGCCCGTGTCCGAGCTCATCACCAAGGCCGTGGCCGCCTCCAAGGAGCGCAGCGGCGTGTCCCTGGCCGCGCTCAAGAAGGCGCTGGCGGCCGCCGGCTACGACGTGGAGAAGAACAACAGCCGCATCAAGCTGGGCCTCAAGAGCCTGGTGAGCAAGGGCACCCTGGTGCAGACCAAGGGCACCGGCGCCTCGGGCTCGTTCAAGCTCAACAAGAAGGCGGCGTCCGGGGAGGCCAAGCCCAAAGCCAAGAAGGCGGGCGCGGCCAAGCCCAAGAAGGCTGCCGGGGCGGCCAAGAAACCCAAGAAGGCGACGGGGGCCAGCACCCCCAAGAAGAGCGCCAAGAAGACCCCAAAGAAGGCGAAGAAGCCCGCGGCGGCTGCAGGAGCCAAAAAGGCAAAGAGCCCGAAAAAAGCGAAAGCAGCCAAGGCCAAGAAGGCGCCTAAGAGCCCAGCGAAGGCCAAAGCCGTGAAACCCAAGGCGGCCAAGCCAAAGACCGCCAAGCCCAAGGCAGCCAAGCCAAAGAAGGCAGCTAAGAAGAAATAA
- the LOC106988062 gene encoding histone H2B type 1-M: protein MPEPTKSAPAPKKGSKKAVTKAQKKDGKKRKRSRKESYSVYVYKVLKQVHPDTGISSKAMGIMNSFVNDIFERIAGEASRLAHYNKRSTITSREIQTAVRLLLPGELAKHAVSEGTKAVTKYTSSK from the coding sequence ATGCCTGAACCCACCAAATCCGCCCCGGCCCCGAAGAAGGGCTCCAAGAAGGCGGTGACCAAGGCGCAGAAGAAGGACGGCAAGAAGCGCAAGCGCAGCCGCAAGGAGAGCTACTCGGTGTACGTGTACAAGGTGCTGAAGCAGGTGCACCCCGACACCGGCATCTCGTCCAAGGCCATGGGCATCATGAACTCGTTCGTCAACGACATCTTCGAGCGCATCGCGGGCGAGGCGTCGCGCCTGGCGCATTACAACAAGCGCTCGACCATCACGTCCCGGGAGATCCAGACGGCCGTGCGCCTGCTGCTGCCCGGGGAGCTGGCCAAGCACGCCGTGTCCGAGGGCACCAAGGCCGTCACCAAGTACACCAGCTCCAAGTAG